The Microplitis mediator isolate UGA2020A chromosome 4, iyMicMedi2.1, whole genome shotgun sequence nucleotide sequence GGAAGTGTCAATAAAGACACGAAACGTCgcgaaataataaacaatctTGAGTTGTTATTTTGATCCTACAACCTCTCAATCaacaatattaaattacaGGTTCGCAGGCCTAATGAAAGGTCAGCAGTGCTACTGCATGAGTATTTACGGTCGCAATGGACCATCAAGTGGCTGTACCACTCCCTGTATTGGTGATGAAAAACTATTATGTGGTTCTCACGATTCCATAAGTATCTACAGCACCGGCCAAAAAGTTTCAAGTCCGCCACGGGGACTCAGAGTAATAGACAGCAAGTCGACATCACTTGACATCATATGGCAACCACCAGATATTACCAATGGCAACATAACGTCTTACATTGTTCGTGCAATAGCACTTGAAACTCATGCATACTATCCACTTCAACCTATGCAATTACAAGTACAAGGTGAATCATCTGACAGTACAACTCTAACTAATTTGCAGCCTGGtactaaatataatatatctatAACAGCAGTCAATGCTGATGGTGAAAGCCAGCCAAATTATTTGACAGACTGGACTTTTATCAGTTCACCAGAAAAACCAGATAgacctaaaataataaaacgagatgataataaaattttaattgaattaactAAGGGTAGAAGTCAGTATGGACCTTTGAGTTCTTATCAAATAATTGTCGTCCATCCTGGGACAATTCCACCAGAACAAACTGATATTATTTACCCAAATTATCAGAAAGCAATACAAGATGGTATTCCATTTTATGTAACTGGTGAATTTGAAGCCGATGAGTTTGATAAGTATCAACAGTTTGTAATTggtaatggtaaaaaaattggcGGTTATTATAATGCACCGCTGGAAGAACCTTTTGACAGACCACAGATTGGAGTAGTATTGATATCTCGTGTgcgtaatgaaataaaatatagttaTTCTGATCTTGCAGGTCATGCATTAGAATTTAATGCCGGTTTAAATGGACTAGCGATTGGTCTTTATGTCGCTATCGCGCTGCTAAGTGTTTTATTAATCGTTTCTGTTACTggttactttattttaagaaaacgTCATGAGCAAATACGCATGACTAAGCTACCGGAGCAACAAGAGCTGACTCTGCAGGGTCCGATGTACGAGGTAGATAATATGGCTTACATACCGGAAGATATTCCAGAACGTCCGAATCATTATCAGGATTTAAAGTCAAAGGTATGGAgtattccgaaaaattttttgaccatCGAGCCGGCAGTTGTACGCCGCGGAAGGTTTGGTAACATCCACATGGGAACTGTTCAAGATAAGGATGGCAATTCTTCGAGAGCTTTGATCCACTCGATAGCTGACAAAAATTTACGAGCTTCTGATAAACGTCACATGCTGAGAGATCTTGATGTCTGCATAAAAGCCGGAAATATGAATTACCTAGCAAGCTTTGTTGGAAATTGTGAGACACCTGATGTACTTTATGTTGTTCAAGAAGCACCGGCTCAAAATTTAAAGCTGAGATTACTTGCTGCCAGATCGGGTGATGTTTTTCCATATGAATTTATTCTCACAATCGGGTCATCGATTGCCACTGGATTAAATTATCTTGATGcgcataaaataattcattcacATTTGTGTGCACGAAGTATTGGACTCACTGATGACCTGGTACCAAAGATTATGGGATTCGGTATCGGTAAACATGCTCTAGAAGATTTAAAACTTGCGCGCTGGACTGCGCCCGAAAGATTCGGTCATAAGAAACACAATCCTGCGGTCGTCTGGTCTTTTGC carries:
- the LOC130666451 gene encoding putative inactive tyrosine-protein kinase Wsck, encoding MFIYLLITGLCGCFIDLTFAGDYIGCFKSPQESDEPLVVLTSPNAPEVCIQECRNRYYRFAGLMKGQQCYCMSIYGRNGPSSGCTTPCIGDEKLLCGSHDSISIYSTGQKVSSPPRGLRVIDSKSTSLDIIWQPPDITNGNITSYIVRAIALETHAYYPLQPMQLQVQGESSDSTTLTNLQPGTKYNISITAVNADGESQPNYLTDWTFISSPEKPDRPKIIKRDDNKILIELTKGRSQYGPLSSYQIIVVHPGTIPPEQTDIIYPNYQKAIQDGIPFYVTGEFEADEFDKYQQFVIGNGKKIGGYYNAPLEEPFDRPQIGVVLISRVRNEIKYSYSDLAGHALEFNAGLNGLAIGLYVAIALLSVLLIVSVTGYFILRKRHEQIRMTKLPEQQELTLQGPMYEVDNMAYIPEDIPERPNHYQDLKSKVWSIPKNFLTIEPAVVRRGRFGNIHMGTVQDKDGNSSRALIHSIADKNLRASDKRHMLRDLDVCIKAGNMNYLASFVGNCETPDVLYVVQEAPAQNLKLRLLAARSGDVFPYEFILTIGSSIATGLNYLDAHKIIHSHLCARSIGLTDDLVPKIMGFGIGKHALEDLKLARWTAPERFGHKKHNPAVVWSFAVVVWEMMSMGGTPYHDLEDECDVEEAVVEKNTRLPQLRDMPDPLYEVLLSCWNDNPDERPTFDELSRLNTLSICPITAITEPYLPELELNN